The Desulfovibrio sp. genome contains the following window.
TTGGCATTTCTTTTTTCACATCCATGGGCGGCATCTCGGGTGCTTTTTTGCTGCTGCCGTTTCAGATGAGCGTTCTGGGCTATACCAACCCCAGCGTCAGCGCCACCAACCAGTTCTTTAACGTGCTGGCCTGTCCCTCGGGCGTATGGCGCTACTGGCACGAGGGGCGGCTTGTGTGGCCGTTGGCCTTTACCATTGCCATTGGCACATTGCCGGGCGTGTTTATAGGGGCCATCGTGCGCATCAATCTGCTGCCCAATCCCCAGAGCTTTAAAATCTTTGCAGGTCTTGTGCTGCTGTACATTGGCGGGCGCATGGCCATGACCACATGGCAAGGCAGGGCCTCGCTGTGGTCGCGCAAGGAAAAGAAAGAAAACATGCCCACCTGCGAAGACAAAAACGGCAGGCTCATGTGCTGTCACGTGCTCTACTGGAACATGAAGGAAGTGGCCTTTGTTTTTCAGGAAACCAAGTATGTTGTCGCCACCCGCGCGCTTATACTGCTGAGCCTTGTGGTGGGCCTTGTGGGCGGCATCTACGGCATCGGCGGCGGGGCCATCATGGCGCCGTTTCTGGTTTCGTTTTTCGGGCTGCCTGTCTATGTTGTTGCTGGCTCCACGCTCTTTGCCACCTTTGTAACTTCCGTGGCGGGCGTATCTTTTTACGCACTGCTCGCGCCCTTTTATCCGGATATGGCCGTTGCGCCCGACTGGCGCATGGGCGTTCTGGTGGGCCTTGGCGGCATGTGCGGCATGTATGCCGGGGCGCGTTGCCAGAAGTTTGTGCCTTCCATTGCCTTGAAGGCTCTTCTGACCGCAGTTTTGCTCTTTACAGCTGTGCGCTATTTGGGCCAAGGTTTCTAGCGCCGCTGCCGCCCGAGTTATTCTGGCCGGAGCGCTTTCGACCTGCCGCAGGGCAGCGCCGGAGGCGCTTCGCCTGTTTTGGGCAGGCAGCAAAGCCCCCAAGGCGTGCGTTTTGCAGTATCGCGCGCGGCACAGTAAAGGAAATTGCAATGAATGATTCTTCCCGGCTGCCCATTGGTCTTTTCGATTCCGGCATGGGCGGCCTCACGGTTTTCAAGGCCCTGGCAGAATGCCTGCCAGGCGAAGATCTGCTCTACCTTGGCGACACCGCCCGCCTGCCCTATGGCACCAAGGGGCGCGACACCATCACGCGCTATACGCTCAAGGCCGCCCAAAAGCTGGTGGACATGGGCGTTAAAATGCTCGTGATTGCCTGCAACACGGC
Protein-coding sequences here:
- a CDS encoding sulfite exporter TauE/SafE family protein, with translation MYFPTAGIECNPFVPFAVALGISFFTSMGGISGAFLLLPFQMSVLGYTNPSVSATNQFFNVLACPSGVWRYWHEGRLVWPLAFTIAIGTLPGVFIGAIVRINLLPNPQSFKIFAGLVLLYIGGRMAMTTWQGRASLWSRKEKKENMPTCEDKNGRLMCCHVLYWNMKEVAFVFQETKYVVATRALILLSLVVGLVGGIYGIGGGAIMAPFLVSFFGLPVYVVAGSTLFATFVTSVAGVSFYALLAPFYPDMAVAPDWRMGVLVGLGGMCGMYAGARCQKFVPSIALKALLTAVLLFTAVRYLGQGF